A window of Sphingomonas adhaesiva contains these coding sequences:
- the fusA gene encoding elongation factor G: MARSHPLELYRNIGIMAHIDAGKTTTTERILYYTGKSYKIGEVHEGTATMDWMEQEQERGITITSAATTCKWKAEEGKGPEHLINIIDTPGHVDFTIEVERSLRVLDGAVACFDGVAGVEPQSETVWRQADKYGVPRMCFVNKLDRTGADFYFCVQSIIDRLGAKPAVLYLPIGIEGGFKGLVDLVENRAIIWLEESLGAKFEYQPIPDDMAEKAAKYRNDLIELAVEQDDEAMEAYLEGNEPDTKTLKALIRKGTLNMSFVPVVCGSAFKNKGVQPLLDAVVDFLPSPLDVPAIKGVKLDGETPDERPSSDEAPFSALAFKIMNDPFVGSLTFARIYSGVLVKGGYLNSVKDKKEKIGRMLLMHANSREDIDEARAGDIVAIAGLKETTTGDTLCDPAHPIILERMEFPEPVIELSVEPKTKADQEKMGIALNRLAAEDPSFRVSTDHESGQTIIKGMGELHLEILVDRMKREFKVEANVGAPQVAYREYLKKPVDIDYTHKKQSGGTGQFGRVKVKLTPGERGAGIIFKDEIKGGNIPKEYIPAIEKGFRETAATGSLVGFPIIDFEITLYDGAYHDVDSSALAFEITARGAMREAAQKSGITLLEPVMKVEVVTPEDYLGDVIGDMNSRRGQIQGTDTRGNAQAVTAMVPLANMFGYVNSLRSFTQGRASYSMQFSHYDEVPQNVADEVKAKLA, translated from the coding sequence CAAGACGACGACGACCGAGCGCATCCTCTATTACACCGGCAAGTCCTACAAGATCGGCGAAGTGCACGAAGGCACCGCGACGATGGACTGGATGGAGCAGGAGCAGGAGCGCGGGATCACGATCACCTCGGCTGCCACCACCTGCAAGTGGAAGGCCGAGGAGGGCAAGGGGCCCGAGCACCTCATCAACATCATCGACACGCCGGGCCACGTCGACTTCACGATCGAGGTCGAGCGTTCGCTGCGCGTGCTCGACGGCGCGGTGGCGTGCTTCGACGGCGTCGCCGGCGTGGAGCCGCAGTCCGAGACGGTGTGGCGTCAGGCCGACAAGTACGGCGTGCCGCGCATGTGCTTCGTCAACAAGCTCGACCGCACCGGCGCCGATTTCTACTTCTGCGTCCAGTCGATCATCGATCGCCTGGGGGCGAAGCCGGCGGTGCTGTACCTGCCGATCGGTATCGAGGGCGGGTTCAAGGGCCTGGTCGACCTGGTCGAGAACCGCGCGATCATCTGGCTTGAGGAGTCGCTGGGCGCGAAGTTCGAATATCAGCCGATCCCCGACGACATGGCCGAGAAGGCGGCGAAGTATCGCAACGACCTGATCGAGCTCGCCGTCGAGCAGGACGACGAGGCGATGGAGGCGTATCTGGAGGGCAACGAGCCCGACACGAAGACGCTGAAGGCGCTGATCCGCAAGGGCACGCTCAACATGTCGTTCGTGCCGGTCGTCTGCGGCTCGGCGTTCAAGAACAAGGGCGTCCAGCCGCTGCTCGACGCGGTGGTAGACTTCCTGCCGTCGCCGCTCGACGTGCCGGCGATCAAGGGCGTGAAGCTCGACGGCGAGACGCCGGACGAGCGTCCGTCCTCGGACGAGGCGCCGTTCTCGGCGCTGGCGTTCAAGATCATGAACGATCCCTTCGTCGGCTCGCTGACCTTCGCGCGCATCTATTCGGGCGTCCTGGTGAAGGGCGGCTACCTGAACTCGGTGAAGGACAAGAAGGAAAAGATCGGCCGCATGCTCCTCATGCACGCGAACTCGCGTGAGGACATCGACGAGGCGCGTGCGGGCGACATCGTCGCGATCGCGGGCCTGAAGGAGACGACGACAGGCGACACGCTGTGCGACCCGGCGCACCCGATCATCCTGGAGCGGATGGAATTCCCCGAGCCCGTGATCGAGCTGTCGGTGGAGCCCAAGACCAAGGCCGACCAGGAGAAGATGGGCATCGCGCTCAACCGCCTGGCCGCCGAGGATCCCTCGTTCCGCGTGTCGACCGACCACGAATCGGGCCAGACCATCATCAAGGGGATGGGCGAGCTCCACCTCGAGATCCTGGTCGACCGCATGAAGCGCGAGTTCAAGGTCGAGGCGAACGTCGGTGCGCCGCAGGTGGCGTATCGCGAGTACCTCAAGAAGCCGGTCGACATCGACTACACGCACAAGAAGCAGTCGGGCGGCACCGGCCAGTTTGGCCGCGTGAAGGTGAAGCTGACCCCGGGCGAGCGCGGCGCGGGCATCATCTTCAAGGACGAGATCAAGGGCGGTAACATTCCGAAGGAATATATCCCCGCGATCGAGAAGGGCTTCCGCGAGACGGCGGCGACCGGCTCGCTGGTCGGCTTCCCGATCATCGACTTCGAGATCACGCTCTATGACGGTGCGTATCACGACGTCGACTCGTCGGCGCTGGCGTTCGAGATCACCGCGCGCGGCGCGATGCGCGAGGCCGCGCAGAAGTCGGGCATCACCCTGCTCGAGCCGGTCATGAAGGTCGAGGTCGTCACCCCGGAGGACTATCTGGGCGATGTCATCGGCGACATGAACTCGCGCCGTGGCCAGATCCAGGGCACCGACACGCGCGGCAACGCGCAGGCGGTGACCGCGATGGTGCCGCTCGCCAACATGTTCGGCTACGTCAACTCGCTGCGGTCGTTCACGCAGGGCCGCGCGAGCTACTCGATGCAGTTCTCGCACTATGACGAAGTGCCGCAGAACGTGGCCGATGAAGTCAAGGCGAAGCTCGCCTGA